Proteins encoded within one genomic window of Felis catus isolate Fca126 chromosome C1, F.catus_Fca126_mat1.0, whole genome shotgun sequence:
- the LOC101101243 gene encoding histone H3-like — protein MPGRVTSQPMDSQRGTFNYRPARSEEDGAYKECGGGPRPRYSRCRCAGELVFWFAMARTKQTARKSTGGKAPRKQLATKAARKSAPATGGVKKPHRYRPGTVALREIRRYQKSTELLIRKLPFQRLVREIAQDFKTDLRFQSSAVMALQEASEAYLVGLFEDTNLCAIHAKRVTIMPKDIQLARRIRGERA, from the coding sequence ATGCCGGGACGGGTGACGTCACAGCCAATGGACAGCCAGCGCGGGACTTTCAATTATCGCCCCGCCCGATCGGAAGAAGACGGTGCCTATAAAGAGTGCGGCGGCGGGCCGAGACCCCGTTACTCTCGCTGCCGCTGCGCTGGTGAGTTGGTGTTTTGGTTCGCTATGGCCCGTACAAAGCAGACCGCCCGCAAGTCGACCGGCGGCAAGGCCCCGCGGAAGCAGCTGGCCACCAAGGCGGCCCGCAAGAGCGCGCCCGCCACGGGCGGCGTGAAGAAGCCGCACCGCTACCGGCCGGGCACCGTGGCCCTGCGGGAGATCCGGCGCTACCAGAAGTCCACCGAGCTGCTGATCCGCAAGCTGCCGTTCCAGCGGCTGGTGCGCGAGATCGCGCAGGACTTCAAGACGGACCTGCGCTTCCAGAGCTCGGCCGTGATGGCGCTGCAGGAGGCGAGCGAGGCCTACCTGGTGGGGCTGTTCGAGGACACGAACCTGTGCGCTATCCACGCCAAGCGCGTCACTATCATGCCCAAGGACATCCAGCTGGCTCGCCGCATCCGCGGGGAGCGGGCTTAA
- the LOC101080314 gene encoding histone H2B type 2-E encodes MPEPAKSAPAAKKGSKKAVTKAQKKDGKKRKRSRKESYSIYVYKVLKQVHPDTGISSKAMGIMNSFVNDIFERIAGEASRLAHYNKRSTITSREIQTAVRLLLPGELAKHAVSEGTKAVTKYTSSK; translated from the coding sequence ATGCCCGAGCCGGCAAAGTCCGCCCCCGCGGCCAAGAAGGGCTCGAAGAAGGCGGTCACCAAAGCCCAGAAGAAAGACGGCAAGAAGCGCAAGCGCAGCCGCAAGGAGAGTTACTCCATCTACGTGTACAAGGTGCTCAAGCAGGTGCACCCCGACACCGGCATCTCCTCCAAGGCCATGGGCATCATGAACTCGTTCGTCAACGACATCTTTGAGCGCATCGCCGGCGAGGCCTCCCGCCTGGCGCATTACAACAAGCGCTCGACCATCACCTCCCGGGAGATCCAGACGGCCGTGCGCCTGCTGCTGCCCGGCGAGCTGGCCAAGCACGCCGTGTCCGAGGGCACCAAGGCCGTCACCAAGTACACCAGCTCCAAGTGA
- the LOC101088423 gene encoding histone H4: protein MSGRGKGGKGLGKGGAKRHRKVLRDNIQGITKPAIRRLARRGGVKRISGLIYEETRGVLKVFLENVIRDAVTYTEHAKRKTVTAMDVVYALKRQGRTLYGFGG from the coding sequence ATGTCGGGGAGAGGAAAGGGCGGCAAAGGCTTGGGCAAGGGGGGTGCCAAGCGCCACCGCAAAGTTTTGAGAGACAACATCCAAGGCATCACCAAGCCGGCAATTCGGCGCCTTGCCCGGCGTGGAGGAGTCAAGCGGATCTCCGGCCTCATCTACGAGGAGACCCGGGGCGTGCTGAAGGTTTTCCTGGAAAACGTCATTCGGGATGCAGTCACCTACACTGAGCACGCCAAGCGCAAGACGGTCACGGCTATGGACGTAGTGTATGCCCTGAAGCGCCAGGGACGCACCCTGTATGGTTTCGGAGGCTAA
- the LOC101101494 gene encoding histone H2A type 2-A: MSGRGKQGGKARAKAKSRSSRAGLQFPVGRVHRLLRKGNYAERVGAGAPVYMAAVLEYLTAEILELAGNAARDNKKTRIIPRHLQLAIRNDEELNKLLGKVTIAQGGVLPNIQAVLLPKKTESHHKAKGK; the protein is encoded by the coding sequence ATGTCTGGCCGTGGCAAACAAGGAGGCAAGGCCCGTGCCAAGGCCAAGTCGCGCTCGTCCCGCGCCGGCCTGCAGTTCCCGGTGGGCCGAGTGCACCGCCTGCTGCGCAAGGGCAACTACGCCGAGCGGGTGGGGGCCGGCGCGCCGGTCTACATGGCGGCGGTGCTGGAGTATCTGACGGCGGAAATCCTGGAGCTGGCGGGGAACGCGGCCCGCGACAACAAGAAGACGCGCATCATCCCCCGCCACCTGCAGCTGGCCATCCGCAACGACGAGGAACTGAACAAGCTGTTGGGCAAAGTCACCATCGCCCAGGGCGGCGTGCTGCCCAACATCCAGGCCGTGTTGCTCCCCAAGAAGACGGAGAGCCACCACAAGGCAAAGGGCAAGTGA